From the genome of Gracilibacillus salitolerans, one region includes:
- a CDS encoding ABC transporter substrate-binding protein — protein MKNIISFLVIPLIFLALAACSNSSNNTSENSDAEEDVKELEVWVHVPADEPEGENYDVRAKEFEEAHENVDVTVEHIVKTGGGSGYNDRLNAAITTGELPDIIALESVYAASYTDSDILLPLNEYLDQATLDSYLDTIISAGSVGDNIYALQSFDLSSPVYYNVDLFEEAGIEVPADENGNWTLDLAWSYEEFLENARKLKDHMGQEPVHMFTENNGWHMYAHSPIIFSNDARMVGENGLDTEGYLDSNNTMEALQFLDTLFRDGIVASTTREDAFALEEAAISFEGPWMVDVFQSEYPDLNWSIMPYPYGKDGHQSAPHGSWYIAATQNTEYPELSAELVAHLTNKDSAIKMEEAAGLIPGHKELLDSSETYSDYPRKLMLDQLVNTNHLKPKSPIFPVLEDALGDIMEGIALDNGSLESLINDAKEKVDREADRFK, from the coding sequence ATGAAAAATATAATTAGTTTTCTGGTGATCCCGTTGATTTTCTTGGCATTAGCTGCTTGTTCTAATTCATCAAATAATACTTCGGAAAACAGTGATGCAGAAGAGGATGTAAAAGAGTTGGAAGTTTGGGTACATGTTCCTGCTGATGAACCAGAAGGAGAAAACTATGATGTGAGAGCGAAAGAATTCGAAGAAGCTCATGAAAATGTAGACGTGACGGTAGAACATATCGTCAAAACAGGAGGAGGAAGCGGCTATAATGATCGGCTCAATGCAGCGATCACTACTGGAGAACTGCCAGATATTATCGCATTAGAGAGCGTATATGCTGCTTCGTATACGGATTCTGATATTCTTTTACCGCTCAATGAATATTTAGATCAAGCAACATTGGATTCATACCTAGATACCATTATTTCAGCTGGTAGTGTAGGAGATAATATTTACGCCTTGCAATCATTTGATTTATCATCACCCGTTTACTATAACGTCGATTTATTTGAAGAAGCAGGCATTGAGGTGCCAGCAGATGAAAATGGTAATTGGACGTTGGATTTAGCTTGGAGTTATGAAGAATTTTTAGAGAATGCGAGAAAGCTTAAAGATCACATGGGTCAAGAGCCTGTCCATATGTTTACAGAAAATAACGGTTGGCATATGTATGCCCATTCTCCTATTATCTTTTCCAATGATGCGAGAATGGTCGGAGAAAATGGTCTTGATACAGAGGGATATTTAGATAGCAACAACACAATGGAAGCATTACAATTTTTAGACACATTATTTAGAGATGGCATTGTAGCTTCCACAACAAGAGAAGACGCTTTTGCATTAGAGGAAGCGGCGATTAGTTTTGAAGGACCATGGATGGTAGATGTATTTCAAAGTGAGTATCCAGATTTAAATTGGTCGATCATGCCTTACCCGTATGGAAAAGATGGGCATCAATCAGCACCGCATGGCAGCTGGTATATCGCAGCAACACAAAACACAGAGTATCCAGAACTGTCAGCTGAGCTAGTAGCGCATTTAACAAACAAAGATAGTGCGATCAAAATGGAAGAAGCGGCTGGATTAATTCCAGGTCATAAAGAGTTGCTAGATTCATCCGAAACATATAGCGATTACCCAAGAAAGCTTATGTTAGATCAGTTAGTCAATACGAACCATCTTAAGCCAAAATCTCCTATTTTCCCAGTGTTGGAAGATGCACTTGGTGACATTATGGAAG
- a CDS encoding LacI family DNA-binding transcriptional regulator, whose amino-acid sequence MATIKDVAKLAGVGISTASRVINKSGYVSESTKIKVQDAINKLGYVPNETARAFVTQDSKIVALFLPSIHHAFFSELAYYIEDALDKNGYKMLLCNSTGNIQKELSYISMLKQNKVSGIIGISYNEIESEIHNSMPIVLVDRHIGTIPYVSSDNYGGGKIAFQVLKDTGCQHLAYIGSYSNSVLTEVEKRQKGFEDAAKEDGMDYIIYTEEDPIKDQTAFLKRFLSQYKNVDGVFAENDLMALELFELAKEQNIKVPEELSIIGYDGIKVYEVLKSKLSSIRQPVEVMGRSLVELLIKRIKGSYVTPVIHPVEFVKGETTR is encoded by the coding sequence ATGGCAACGATAAAAGATGTTGCGAAGCTAGCTGGTGTAGGGATTAGCACGGCTTCGCGAGTTATTAATAAATCTGGATATGTGAGTGAAAGTACAAAAATAAAAGTCCAAGATGCTATTAATAAATTAGGATATGTTCCCAATGAAACGGCTAGAGCATTTGTGACGCAAGATAGTAAAATTGTGGCGCTATTTTTACCGTCCATTCATCATGCCTTTTTCTCGGAACTTGCTTATTATATTGAAGATGCACTAGATAAAAACGGTTACAAAATGCTTTTATGTAATTCTACCGGCAACATTCAAAAAGAGTTGAGTTACATCAGTATGCTTAAACAGAACAAAGTTTCTGGTATTATCGGGATTTCTTATAACGAAATTGAAAGTGAAATTCATAATTCTATGCCGATTGTGTTGGTAGATCGCCATATTGGTACAATTCCTTATGTATCCAGTGACAATTACGGTGGAGGAAAAATCGCTTTTCAAGTATTAAAGGACACGGGGTGTCAGCATCTTGCTTATATTGGATCTTATTCAAACAGCGTACTAACAGAGGTTGAGAAACGGCAAAAAGGGTTTGAAGATGCAGCAAAAGAAGATGGGATGGATTATATTATTTATACAGAAGAAGACCCGATAAAAGACCAAACAGCATTTTTAAAGCGATTTCTATCTCAATATAAAAACGTAGATGGGGTTTTTGCTGAAAATGATCTTATGGCATTGGAGCTTTTTGAACTGGCAAAGGAACAAAATATTAAAGTTCCCGAAGAGCTGTCTATTATAGGGTATGATGGCATTAAAGTTTATGAAGTGTTAAAATCAAAACTTTCATCGATTAGACAACCAGTAGAAGTAATGGGAAGAAGTTTGGTGGAATTATTAATCAAAAGAATAAAAGGTTCTTATGTAACGCCAGTAATACACCCGGTTGAATTTGTAAAAGGGGAAACAACGCGTTAA